The Leptodactylus fuscus isolate aLepFus1 chromosome 3, aLepFus1.hap2, whole genome shotgun sequence genome has a segment encoding these proteins:
- the LOC142196920 gene encoding selenocysteine lyase-like — MKRPKLLSEGCSPFIQLTSSTENTPMIAGLGKAAELVNCQCAVDEDHMRSVRDYLEERLQAVFGDNIRFNSHFSGTERLPNTCNVSLLRPPVLGREWLSHCEYLLASVGAACHSDKGDRPSHVLLSSGVPPDVARGAIRLSVGRDTSTEDVDLIVKDLKKAARRLETKEA, encoded by the exons ATGAAGAGGCCAAAGCTCTTGTCTGAGggctgcagccccttcattcaGCTGACCAGCAG CACAGAGAATACACCTATGATTGCAGGACTTGGGAAG GCTGCGGAGTTGGTGAACTGTCAGTGTGCAGTGGACGAGGATCACATGAGAAGTGTGCGGGACTATCTGGAGGAAAGATTACAG GCTGTATTTGGTGATAACATCCGGTTTAATTCTCACTTCTCCGGCACTGAGCGTCTTCCTAACACCTGCAATGTGTCATTGCTTAGACCTCCAGTCCTTG GCCGTGAGTGGCTTTCACACTGTGAGTATCTCTTAGCGAGTGTTGGTGCAGCATGTCACTCGGACAAAGGGGACAG ACCGTCCCATGTGCTGCTGAGTAGCGGTGTACCACCTGATGTAGCACGTGGCGCCATTCGCTTGAGTGTGGGCCGAGACACTTCAACAGAAGATGTGGATTTGATTGTTAAAGATCTGAAAAAAGCTGCACGAAGACTGGAAACAAAAGAGGCTTAA